The DNA segment CCAGCTGATACGCATGCTCAATCGATACATGCTCGTCTAGCTCCCCATGTATAATCAGGACAGATGCATGTATGTCTTCCACCTGGTTAAGAGGTGTGCGAAAATCATAACGCTCCGGATACTTGGTAGGGGTCCCTCCAATCACACGCTTCATCATTCGTCTAAGGTCAACTCGTTCCCGATACGTTAAAAACATATCAGTTACGCCACTCCAGCTGATGATGCTTTTCATCTCTTTTCGGTAAATGGCCGCCCAGAGCGCCATGACACCACCTCTTGAGAATCCAATCGCATGAAGGCCTTGTTTTGAGTCAAATCGTTTATTTTCTTTTAACACGTCTACTGCATATACTGCATCTAACCGGTCTTGACCTCCAAAGTCTTCATTGCCTTCGCCTCCTCTGTTTCCTCGATAAAAAGGACCAAAGACAACAAATCCTTCAGATGCCCACTGGATTAACCGTTGTATCCGGACCATCCCTACATTTTTAATCCCGCCCCGAAGATATAAAAGGCCTGGTAAAGTCTTACTCCATATAGGTTCAGCTAAGTAGCCTTTTATCTTATATCCCTCACTCCAGTAAGTCACGATATATAGATGGATGTCCGGATGCGGTGACGGTACTCTTTGTTTGTCAATCATTCTGGTCAAAGGATCACACCCACTTATGCTGACGTTCATGTATGTATTGGAGACAATGTCTTAGCACATCATCTTTCATAATAAAGCTATATTCCTCATGTTCTCCAATTTGATTCGGTAATTCGTCTACTAACACAGGACCGTTTGTTTCAAAATAGTGATCACTTTTGTTTAGTTCCTTAATCTGTGCAAGGTAAATATTTTTGCAGATACTTAAGTCCGGTACTGTATATTGAGCGAGATAATGTAGATGACAAATGACCGCTCCCGTTTCTTCTAGGACCTCTCTTTTCGCAGCATCCTCCGGTTGTTCACCGGGTTCAAGCTTTCCCCCAGGAAATTCAAGACCTCTTTTTTTGTGATTAGTTAATAGCCATGAATCCTTGAACCGACAAATGACCCACACATGCTTAGGCGATTTGGAAAAGGGGTCTTTCGAGAACGAAAGATATACAGTTCTTTGATAGACATCCAGAAAGGTATGCATATTCGTAGTTGACTCCCTCTGCTTTTTTAAGCAGTATACCTTTTCTGTCAGTATGCGTCCAACGTTAGCTCCATGTGCTTTTAACCGACTTCTCTGGCTTAAGTAAAAGGAACGTTAGAATAAGTGCAATACAGCTTAACAACGCATGTAAAGAAAAAATAAGAAAATGATTTACATTTAATAACGCAGCAAAAATCGGAGGACCCATAGCCACTCCAACAAATCTCATGCTGCTATATAATGAAGTGATGGACCCTCTTTGCTTTTGTTCAATTCCTTCCGTCACAAAAGCATCCAAACTTGGAAGCGCAGCTCCTATTCCAAGCCCAGCTAAGAACAAAGCTGTGAGTAGTACATAGATATTCTCCGAAAAAGCGATCCACAAAGTTGATCCCGTTACAATGGCCAATCCTCCAACTGTATACCATTTCATTAGCATTTTATCTTGTCCGATAAGCTTTCCGGTTACATAAGAGGCGAAGCATAAGGCAGCTAGTGGAAAGGCGAGCACAAATCCTTTCTTTAAATCATGAATTCCATAGTCTTTTTCAAGGCTAGTTGATAAATAAAACAACAATCCGAAGATTAAATACATACACAGTCCACCCACAAAAAAGACAACAAACAACCATTTTCCTTCACGCTTAAATGTTTTTTGAATTGACTTTACAAATGGTTTAAAGGCTAATGGCTTATCTTTTTGTTTTGGTACATGTACAAGGAACAACAGCATGACAATTGAAATGAAACAAAATATCGGAAATGAAAAAAATGGGAGAAACCAGACAAATGAAGCTAATAGGGCGCCAAGTATTGGACTTATAACCTTACCAAATGTATTGGATGTTTCCACCAGTCCTAATCCGGAACTAACGTCTTTTTCTGAGGTGAATAAGTCTCCAACTAGAGGAAAGGCAATCGGTGCAGCACCTGCAGCGCCAATCCCTTGTAGCAGCCTGCCGATAAGGATCCAACTATATGCAGAATCAAACTTCCAGGCAGCAAACCCAGCCAATGCACCACCAAGTCCCGCGAGGATAAGGCTCGGAATAATGACTTGTTTTCGACCAATATGGTCAGATAAATACCCTGCAAGAGGGATAAAGATAATAGCAACAATTGAATAAACCGTAATTAACAAACTTGCCTGTACTGAACTAATACCAAGTTCTTTTTCTATCGTTGGTAATACTGGAATGAGCATTGAGTTACCAAGTGTCATGACGAGAGGGATCGATGAGATTGAAATGATTCCCCATATGCTTTTTTTCTCCACAGATTCTCCTCCTTTTCTACATACTCCGACTCTTAGTATGAGGCGATCCCACATATCTATGCACACTCAAAAAAAGAAGCGGGCAGGACATAACATTAAAGTAGCGAGTCTAACACGAGTGAAGCAAATAATCCGCTACAGGAGAATCCCTCGCTTGTTCAAATAAAATCACGAAAGGCGAATGATTCTGCAATCGAATCATTCGCCTTTTCAGATTGATTTTTAGTTTTGTCCCAGCCGCTTCTATCGTGCATGTATCCTTTATAATAAAACGTAATTTCCACTTTCCTTTAAATCCTTATATACTTCGTTTAATGTTTTTTCTGAGTAGGATTCTAAGTTCTCGGTTCGTTGTTTAAAACGCTCAAGCAGACTTTCCGTTGAATGGCCATCAGTTAATAATTCCTCCAACACATCTTCCAGAACGTCATCACGCCCAAGCACAATCCTTCCTTTAAAAATAATGCTATACCCATCACTTAATTTCTTAATGGTTTCGATGCTTGTAATCATGGCCGCTGGATGGTTGTCTTTGCTAGTGATGATCACATTAAGAAACACATGGCGGTTGGCTTTTTGTTCACCCTCAAAAAAGTGCATATCCTCTTCAGACACAACAGCATCAATAAACCAAGTTCGCTCCTTATTTTCCATACTAATAATAAGGCCATCTTTTAATGGTACCGATTCTTGTCTGATCGATTCATTGTCCCCAGCCAAAAGATAAAGTGCATGAAGCTTAAATGTCTTCATAATTACTGGCACCTCCCACTAAACATTACTCTCACCTCTTATTTAACCATAGTGAACATTGTAAGTAAATCGAATCCATAGGAAAAGGCAATAAAGGAACACCGAATGTGTATCCCTTTATTGCCTTAACTCAAAACAATTTTGTCATCTCGTTTATTTATGAAGTTTTTACGTTTTTATAGAGTGCTTCAGTCTGCTGCTGTTCCATCCATTTAACAAAATTATCCTCTTCAGGAGTCAACTCGCGGCCAAGTTTCAATCTGCAGTCTTCAACCAACTCTTCATATAAATTTTTACATGTCATTGTACATGCCCCATTTCTATAGAAACGTAATCGTTTGGCATCGTAACTTTCATACGCCATCCTTTCCATCAACTTATTCATAAATGTGGACGATATGACTTAAATTTTAAAGCATTCCTTTGAAAGCTTATTTAAACTATAATTTGATTTCTCTACGTCTAAATCGTCGGAGTCGCAAAATGTGAATCTACTTTATGCTGTAAATCACGTTGTTCAAGCTCTTTTTGTAAAAGCACGATAAAATCTTCGTTCAAGCGAAGCTCCTTCGCTTTTACATACGCCTCCACTAACATATCGTTATTTAAATTTTTCATCAGCCCTCCGACACACACTCCTATTTTTAGAATTGGTCCTGCTCATACGCTTCTTTTAATTGAGTAAGCCCCTTCTGAAGCGTCGTTCTTGGACATGCCAAATTAAGCCTTTCAAAATGTTGCCCTTCTTCCCCAAACATTGGACCATGGTTTAATGCTATTTTCGCTTTCTCGACCAGCCATTTCTTGCGCTCATCTGCCTCAAGTGGCACATCCCTAAAGTCAAGCCATAGCAGATACGTTCCTTGTGGTTGAATGACTTTAATCTTCGGCATATGGGTTTCAATAAAGTCTTGTGCGAACCGGTAATTAGCTTGGACATATTGCATAAGCTCATGAAGCCACTCTTCTCCTTCATTGTAAGCTACTTCCGTTGCAATACCAGCAAACGAATTTTGACCGTTCATATAGGTAGATTCAAGATACCTTTTAAACTCAAGTCTTCTTTTCTTATGTTGGATAACAAGATAAGATGCAATGATGCCCGCTAAATTAAAGGTTTTAGTTGGAGCGAGACAAGTGAATGTTCGCTCAGCCATATCTTCATTAATGGACGCCAACGGAATATGGTTGTATCCGTCAAATAATAAGTCAGCATGAATCTCATCAGACACCACGAGTAAATCGTACTTTTTACAAAGATCTGCTAATGCCTCAAGCTCTGACCTCATCCAGACTCGACCTCCGGGATTATGAGGATGACAGAAAACCAGCATTTTTGTTTTTTCTGAGATCGACTGCTCTAATTGTTCTAAGTCCATTTCAAACTGTCCGTCCTCTCTTTGTAACAGAGGATTTTTAACAATCGTGCGATTATTACTTGTAATCACATCATAAAAAGGATAATAAACAGGTGTTTGAATAACGACCTCATCACCCGCTTCAGTAAAAACCTTTATAAGATTGCTTAAAGTCGGAACAATTCCGACCGTATGAACAATTGAATTGGAATCAATCTTCCAGTCATATCTCCGGTCTGTCCAACGAACAATCGCTTCGTCAACAGTAGAAGAAGGTGTCATGTATCCAAATATGCCTTGCTCTACTCGGTTATGTAAGGCATCCAGAACTGGCTGCGGCGCTTTAAAATCCATGTCAGCAACCCACATAGGAAGCAAATCACTTGCTCCGTAACGGCTTTGTAACCCGTCCCACTTTAGAGAATTTGTTCCTTTACGTTCAAACACTTGATCAAATTGACTCATCCTGACACTCCTTCATCTGTCTAACAAAGCGACGCATTGTTAAACAATCCGTTTGATAATTTCGATATCCTTTTTAAAATTCCTTTTAAATTTTAAAGCTTTCGTTCGACGAAATTCGGTAATTGGTTAATTATTCTTTATTCTACACACTCTATTTAAGAAAAATCAATTGTTTAAGACTTACAAAATTAAGGAATGGTAAGTTCAGATTATATAAAAAGGAGCCCGCCATGAAACGATCCTCTCTTACTAAACGACATCTACTACTCATTCTTCCCATCGCATTTTTCATTCTATATGTTAGTACGATCATTTATGGTGTTAATCGCCCACTCCCAGACAGCGACCTATCGTATCAAAGTGATTTAAAACCAGTCATTCAGCCAACATTCCTCTCTGATTTATCGTATACACAAGATGACAATCAAGTGTTTGAACAGGAAATTTTTGCTTATGTAAAAGAGATGATTCAGCAAGCAGACGAATTTATTGTATTCGATATGTTTTTATTTAACAGTATATATGGCGAGGATGAGAACTTCCCGGCACTTGCGGAAGATGTCACTCAAGCGCTCGTGCAAAAGAAACAGGAAAACCCGAGTCTTGCCATTACAGTAATCACTGATCCGATTAATACAATGTATGGAGCCAACATGCCTGACCACTTACACCAGCTAGAAGATGCTGATATTCCAGTCATTATCAGTGACCTTGATTCGTTACGGGATTCAAATCCACTATATGCCGGGTTCTACAAACTGTTTCTTCAATGGGATACAGTAGGTAGCATTGGTGGACTCCCGAACGTCCTGGGTTCGAATGGAAAGGATGCGAATCTGCACTCTTATCTTACTTCATTAAATGGAAAGGCCAATCACCGCAAAATCGTGATGACCGATCAGGAGGCTTTAATTAGTTCTGGAAATCCTCATGACGCAAGTGCATTGCATAATAATGTAGCCATAGCCTTTAAGGGTGAGCTCTTGGAAGACTTATTAAAAACAGAAGAGGCTGTTGTAAGATATTCAGCTGATTCAACGATCCAAGCTCCTTCTTTAGACACAACAGCTGATGAAACAGAAACGGATGTATATGGAGAAATTTTAACAGAGCGTCCCATTAAAGACCGAGCTCTCTCTATAATAAGTGAGGCAGAGAGCGGTGACACAATCTGGATTGGTCTCCTCTACTTATCCGAGCAGAGCATAGTTGATGCATTGATTGAAGCCGCAAACAGTCAAGTATCTGTTCATATTGTATTAGATCAAAACGTTGAATCCTTCGGTAACAAAAAAATTGGCTTACCAAATAAACCGGTTGCCGCCAAGTTAATGAAGGAAGCAGGAGACGACCTTGAGATTCGCTGGTATGAAACGAATAAGGAACAGTATCATCCTAAGATTCTCTTTTTAGATTCCTCAAACGAATCACAGCTTTTAAGTGGCTCTGCCAATTTCACGCGGAGAAACCTTGATGATTTGAACCTTGAGACGAACATTTATTTGACCGGTCCAGAGGATGCAGAGATTATGAATGACGCACGTGCTTATTTTAACCAAATTTGGACGAATGACGGTGGCATCTATACCGCTGACTACGAAACCTATGCGGATGAATCTCTATGGCTTAGAGGAATTTTCACGATCCAAAAGTGGACAAAGCTCTCTACTTTTTAACGGAACATCTTTCATCTCTTCTTCCTTCAATTGGTCCTCTGACATCTTGAACTGAGTGTGATAAACTGAAGCGTAGAGATTAGTAAAGAAGGGTGTTAAAAGATGAGCGTGTTATCGGTAAGTAAATTAAGTCACGGATTCGGAGACCGTGCCATTTTTCAAGATGTTTCATTTCGTCTCTTAAAAGGAGAGCACATCGGATTAATTGGTGCAAATGGAGAAGGAAAATCAACCTTCATGAACATCATTACAGGAAAGCTAATGCCGGATGAAGGAAAAGTGGAGTGGTCAAAAAATGTCCGCGTGGGTTACCTTGATCAACACACCACACTTCAAAAAGGGCAAACGATGCGTGATGTGTTAAAAAGCGCGTTTCAATATTTATTTAACATGGAAGCAGAAATGAACGCCCTGTACGAGAAAATGGGTGACGTGGATGCAGATGAACTAGAGAAGCTACTTGAGGATGTAGGTGTGATCCAGGATACCCTGACAACCAACGACTTTTATGTGGTTGACTCAAAAGTAGAAGAAATTGCACGTGGATTGGGTCTAGATGAGATTGGTCTTGATAAAGATGTCACTGACTTAAGTGGTGGACAACGTACAAAAGTTCTTCTAGCCAAACTTCTTCTTGAAAAGCCAGACATTCTGCTTCTGGACGAGCCTACAAACTATCTTGACGAGCAGCACATTAATTGGCTAACAAGATATTTACAAGAGTATGAGAACGCCTTTGTGCTGATTTCGCACGACATTCCATTTTTAAATCGAGTGGTTAACCTCATTTATCATATGGAAAACCAAGAATTAAACCGGTATGTTGGTGACTATGATCATTTCTTAGAAGTACATGAAATGAAGAAACAACAGTTAGAAGCGGCCTTTAAACGTCAACAACAAGAGATTTCGCAGCTGAAAGACTTTGTTGCGCGAAATAAAGCTCGTGTATCGACACGTAACATGGCGATGTCTCGTCAGAAAAAATTAGATAAGATGGATGTCATTGAGCTTGCCAAAGACAAGCCAAAGCCTGACTTCCATTTCCATACAGCCAGAACGCCTTCTAAATATGTATTCGAAGCAAAGGACTTAGTGATCGGCTATGATGAGCCTTTAACTAGACCTTTAAACCTTGAGCTTATTCGTAATTCAAAGATTGCTTTAACAGGGGCAAATGGGATTGGTAAGACCACACTTCTTAAGAGCTTACTAGGATTAATTAATCCACTCGAAGGCCAAGTCATTAAAGGTGATTACCAAGAGATTGGTTACTTTGAACAAGAAGTTAAGGATTCGAACAAAACGTGTATCGAGGAAATTTGGGACACGTTCCCATCATTTACTCAACAAGAAGTTCGCTCTGCTCTTGCAAGGTGCGGATTAACAACCAAGCACATTGAAAGTAAGATTATGGTTCTAAGTGGAGGAGAAAAAGCAAAAGTCAGACTCTGTAAGCTCATGAACAACAAAACGAATATCCTTGTTCTAGATGAGCCAACCAACCACTTAGATGTGGATGCCAAAGCTGAACTAAAGAGAGCCTTACAGGAATATAAGGGAACTGTGTTACTTATTTGTCACGAGCCTGAATTTTATGATGGACTTGTAACAGAAGTCTGGAACTGTGAAGAATGGACAACAAAAGTGATTTAAGGTCAAACTGTAGGGGATGAACATGTCAGAACACACACCGTTTATTGTGGTTGAAGGTCCAATTGGAGTGGGCAAAACCACACTCACTAAACTACTGGCAGCAGAATTTTCATATGCCAGTCTTACTGAAATCGTTGAAGAAAACCCATTCCTCGGTAAGTTCTATGAGAATATCGAGGAATGGAGCTTCCAAACCGAAATGTTTTTCCTGTGTAATCGATACAAACAACTTGAAGATACACAAGAAAAGCTCGATCTCGGCATACCTGTTGTTGCCGATTATCATGTATTTAAGAATCTAATCTTTGCTAGGCGAACGCTGCCTGCGCACCAACTGGACAAATATGTTCGCATTTATGACATTTTAACCGAGGAAGTACCAGAACCTACCGTTATCGTCTATATTCATGCCAGCCTACCTACTTTATTAAAACGTATAAATCAACGTGGTCGAAGCATCGAGCAACAAATCGACCCAGACTATTTAAGTCAGCTCATTACGGATTATGAAGAAGCCATTGCACAAATGGCAGCGATGTATCCCCATGTTCCGATTATTAAAATCGATGGCGATCAATACGACTACGTAGAAAACACAAAAGACCTTGAACACATTTTCAATCTCATTCGCGAGATTACATCTTAAGGAGATTATGAAATTGAACCTACGAGAAAAATATAATATCCCAGATCATGCGTTAATCACAGTGGCAGGAACGGTTGGCGTTGGAAAATCCACCCTAACGAAAGCCTTAGCAAATGAATTAGGCTTTCGTACATCCTATGAACAAGTAGATGATAACCCATACCTTGATAAATTTTACGCTGACTTCGAACGCTGGAGCTTCCACCTTCAAATCTACTTTTTAGCCGAACGTTTTAAAGAGCAAAAAGCGATGTTTGAAGCAGGTGGAAACTTCATTCAAGACCGTTCCATTTACGAAGACACGGGAATATTTGCCAAAATGCATGCAGACAAAGGAACGATGTCTGCCGTTGATTATTCAACATACAAAAGCTTATTTGATGCCATGGTCATGACACCATACTTCCCGCATCCAAATCTGCTCATTTACTTAGATGGAAGCTTCCAAGACATCATTGATCGCATCCAGCTACGCGGGCGTGAAATGGAAAAACAAACACCCCTCTCCTATTGGGAAGAAATGTACGACCGCTACCAAAAATGGATTGCTGAATTCGATGCATGCCCTGTCTTAAAAATTAACATTAACGAATACGATCTATTAAACGATGATCACTCTCTAGAACCAATCATTAAAAAAATTGGTGACAAAATGAGCCGTCCTGGCGCATTAATTCCAGAGTGAATAAATGAAGAAGAGCCCCCTCTGATTTGAAGGGGGCTCTTTGTTGATTCTGTTCTCTCTTTGTTGATTCCAGCTTCTCTTTGTTGATTTCGCTCTCTCTTTGTTGATTTCGCCCTCTCTTTGTTGATTTCGCTCTCTCTTTGTTGATTTCGCCTTCTCTCCGTCGATTCCGCTATCTCTCCGTCGATCCCGCTATCTCTCCGTCGATCCCGCTATCTCTTAAAGAAATATTCCCCCGCAACGATTCGGTTGCGCGAGTATTTGACCGCTTCGAGGTTACCTTGACTTGAAGGAACTTCAGGTCGAACCGGTTCTTCGACGATGCTTCTTGCCTTATCCATCTTCCCTTGCTTACATAATTTCATGATTTCCACTAACTCTTCTCTCATTAGAAAGCTGACGTTTGTAGCTCCTGCTAGGTTCCAGCATGAGTCTGTTACATCTTCTGCTGATGTAATAATAAGCGCAGCATCTGCCTGGTAAAAGGACCTGGCTGCATGAATCTCTTGCACGGAACCGAGTCCAAGTTTTGCTTGATAGCGTTTGGCCTGTACAATGACCTTTTGTTCCTGTTCATCGATGAAAACAAGGTCCGCACCATAGTCCCGACTCTTTTTAGTGATAAATGTTTCGTAGCCTATCGCTGTAAAAAGTACTTGTAAATAATCCTCAAAATCATGCCCTGACATCTGATCAATATCTTTTATTGTAATTTTAGCTACGTCATATCGCTTACGCTTTTTTAGACGCAGGATGAGCCATATCAGTCCAACTATACATAATAGTCCAATTATGAGTGCCCACGGCCGGTCAAACTCAAACATAATCCTAATTCCTTCCTATAAAAAAAGAGTGCATCACCCATAGGCTAGCACTCTTTAGTATAAAGCTTTTCCACCTTATTTCAAATCTTCAATAGAGTCGATATCCATGTACTCAGGTACAACTAGACCAGTTTTTGCACCTTCAAAGTTCACACCGAGATCTACCACTTGATCTTGATAATCTTCATAATAGTCTTGGTGAGTTAGAGGTAACCAACCAGCAACCATTGCATCTTGTTCTCCATTAGCAATACCAGCCCACATAAATGCACTTTCCATTGAATTAATTTCAACAGTGTATCCAATTGATTCTAGTACATTTTTTACAACGTTTGTAGAAGCAATTTCTGAATCCCAAGATACATATGCTAATGAGATGCTTTCTCCATCTACTTCACTTACTCCATCAGTCCACTCATTCACTTGATCTTGATGAGATTCAACCCAGTTGGCAGCAGCTTCTTCAGGATCTGTTCCTTCTTGTATATCAAGCATCACTTCACCCATATCATCCTCAGACCAATAGAAGTTATCTAATACTGTATTTGCCTCAGGTGCATCCTCCGCTAAACCATCACGTGTAAATGTATGAATGCTTTCTTCTTCTCCAAATACATTTTCTGGATCATCAAGATATTTTAAATCATACGTAGTAAACATCCAATGTGGTGTCCAACCCGTTACAACGATTGGCTCTTCATTATCAATGGCATTACCAAGTGCTTCAGTCATTGC comes from the Alkalihalobacillus sp. FSL W8-0930 genome and includes:
- a CDS encoding ABC-F family ATP-binding cassette domain-containing protein, with the translated sequence MSVLSVSKLSHGFGDRAIFQDVSFRLLKGEHIGLIGANGEGKSTFMNIITGKLMPDEGKVEWSKNVRVGYLDQHTTLQKGQTMRDVLKSAFQYLFNMEAEMNALYEKMGDVDADELEKLLEDVGVIQDTLTTNDFYVVDSKVEEIARGLGLDEIGLDKDVTDLSGGQRTKVLLAKLLLEKPDILLLDEPTNYLDEQHINWLTRYLQEYENAFVLISHDIPFLNRVVNLIYHMENQELNRYVGDYDHFLEVHEMKKQQLEAAFKRQQQEISQLKDFVARNKARVSTRNMAMSRQKKLDKMDVIELAKDKPKPDFHFHTARTPSKYVFEAKDLVIGYDEPLTRPLNLELIRNSKIALTGANGIGKTTLLKSLLGLINPLEGQVIKGDYQEIGYFEQEVKDSNKTCIEEIWDTFPSFTQQEVRSALARCGLTTKHIESKIMVLSGGEKAKVRLCKLMNNKTNILVLDEPTNHLDVDAKAELKRALQEYKGTVLLICHEPEFYDGLVTEVWNCEEWTTKVI
- a CDS encoding glycine betaine ABC transporter substrate-binding protein, which codes for MKMNTKKMGLAIGLTSILALAACGDNNDSADTSNEASGNDGSGLNEITGIDGGAGVMTAAQSAIDTYDLDLSLQASSGAAMTEALGNAIDNEEPIVVTGWTPHWMFTTYDLKYLDDPENVFGEEESIHTFTRDGLAEDAPEANTVLDNFYWSEDDMGEVMLDIQEGTDPEEAAANWVESHQDQVNEWTDGVSEVDGESISLAYVSWDSEIASTNVVKNVLESIGYTVEINSMESAFMWAGIANGEQDAMVAGWLPLTHQDYYEDYQDQVVDLGVNFEGAKTGLVVPEYMDIDSIEDLK
- a CDS encoding deoxynucleoside kinase; its protein translation is MNLREKYNIPDHALITVAGTVGVGKSTLTKALANELGFRTSYEQVDDNPYLDKFYADFERWSFHLQIYFLAERFKEQKAMFEAGGNFIQDRSIYEDTGIFAKMHADKGTMSAVDYSTYKSLFDAMVMTPYFPHPNLLIYLDGSFQDIIDRIQLRGREMEKQTPLSYWEEMYDRYQKWIAEFDACPVLKININEYDLLNDDHSLEPIIKKIGDKMSRPGALIPE
- a CDS encoding sporulation histidine kinase inhibitor Sda — encoded protein: MKNLNNDMLVEAYVKAKELRLNEDFIVLLQKELEQRDLQHKVDSHFATPTI
- a CDS encoding MFS transporter, whose product is MEKKSIWGIISISSIPLVMTLGNSMLIPVLPTIEKELGISSVQASLLITVYSIVAIIFIPLAGYLSDHIGRKQVIIPSLILAGLGGALAGFAAWKFDSAYSWILIGRLLQGIGAAGAAPIAFPLVGDLFTSEKDVSSGLGLVETSNTFGKVISPILGALLASFVWFLPFFSFPIFCFISIVMLLFLVHVPKQKDKPLAFKPFVKSIQKTFKREGKWLFVVFFVGGLCMYLIFGLLFYLSTSLEKDYGIHDLKKGFVLAFPLAALCFASYVTGKLIGQDKMLMKWYTVGGLAIVTGSTLWIAFSENIYVLLTALFLAGLGIGAALPSLDAFVTEGIEQKQRGSITSLYSSMRFVGVAMGPPIFAALLNVNHFLIFSLHALLSCIALILTFLLLKPEKSVKSTWS
- a CDS encoding phospholipase D-like domain-containing protein, with translation MKRSSLTKRHLLLILPIAFFILYVSTIIYGVNRPLPDSDLSYQSDLKPVIQPTFLSDLSYTQDDNQVFEQEIFAYVKEMIQQADEFIVFDMFLFNSIYGEDENFPALAEDVTQALVQKKQENPSLAITVITDPINTMYGANMPDHLHQLEDADIPVIISDLDSLRDSNPLYAGFYKLFLQWDTVGSIGGLPNVLGSNGKDANLHSYLTSLNGKANHRKIVMTDQEALISSGNPHDASALHNNVAIAFKGELLEDLLKTEEAVVRYSADSTIQAPSLDTTADETETDVYGEILTERPIKDRALSIISEAESGDTIWIGLLYLSEQSIVDALIEAANSQVSVHIVLDQNVESFGNKKIGLPNKPVAAKLMKEAGDDLEIRWYETNKEQYHPKILFLDSSNESQLLSGSANFTRRNLDDLNLETNIYLTGPEDAEIMNDARAYFNQIWTNDGGIYTADYETYADESLWLRGIFTIQKWTKLSTF
- a CDS encoding prolyl oligopeptidase family serine peptidase, producing MIDKQRVPSPHPDIHLYIVTYWSEGYKIKGYLAEPIWSKTLPGLLYLRGGIKNVGMVRIQRLIQWASEGFVVFGPFYRGNRGGEGNEDFGGQDRLDAVYAVDVLKENKRFDSKQGLHAIGFSRGGVMALWAAIYRKEMKSIISWSGVTDMFLTYRERVDLRRMMKRVIGGTPTKYPERYDFRTPLNQVEDIHASVLIIHGELDEHVSIEHAYQLETLLEQENKHVESWYYETYSHQFPVRQQQVILQEAAKWMKRQ
- a CDS encoding restriction endonuclease, with translation MFEFDRPWALIIGLLCIVGLIWLILRLKKRKRYDVAKITIKDIDQMSGHDFEDYLQVLFTAIGYETFITKKSRDYGADLVFIDEQEQKVIVQAKRYQAKLGLGSVQEIHAARSFYQADAALIITSAEDVTDSCWNLAGATNVSFLMREELVEIMKLCKQGKMDKARSIVEEPVRPEVPSSQGNLEAVKYSRNRIVAGEYFFKR
- a CDS encoding YwpF family protein, with translation MKTFKLHALYLLAGDNESIRQESVPLKDGLIISMENKERTWFIDAVVSEEDMHFFEGEQKANRHVFLNVIITSKDNHPAAMITSIETIKKLSDGYSIIFKGRIVLGRDDVLEDVLEELLTDGHSTESLLERFKQRTENLESYSEKTLNEVYKDLKESGNYVLL
- the ytkD gene encoding RNA deprotection pyrophosphohydrolase, whose product is MHTFLDVYQRTVYLSFSKDPFSKSPKHVWVICRFKDSWLLTNHKKRGLEFPGGKLEPGEQPEDAAKREVLEETGAVICHLHYLAQYTVPDLSICKNIYLAQIKELNKSDHYFETNGPVLVDELPNQIGEHEEYSFIMKDDVLRHCLQYIHERQHKWV
- a CDS encoding MalY/PatB family protein, which gives rise to MSQFDQVFERKGTNSLKWDGLQSRYGASDLLPMWVADMDFKAPQPVLDALHNRVEQGIFGYMTPSSTVDEAIVRWTDRRYDWKIDSNSIVHTVGIVPTLSNLIKVFTEAGDEVVIQTPVYYPFYDVITSNNRTIVKNPLLQREDGQFEMDLEQLEQSISEKTKMLVFCHPHNPGGRVWMRSELEALADLCKKYDLLVVSDEIHADLLFDGYNHIPLASINEDMAERTFTCLAPTKTFNLAGIIASYLVIQHKKRRLEFKRYLESTYMNGQNSFAGIATEVAYNEGEEWLHELMQYVQANYRFAQDFIETHMPKIKVIQPQGTYLLWLDFRDVPLEADERKKWLVEKAKIALNHGPMFGEEGQHFERLNLACPRTTLQKGLTQLKEAYEQDQF
- a CDS encoding deoxynucleoside kinase gives rise to the protein MSEHTPFIVVEGPIGVGKTTLTKLLAAEFSYASLTEIVEENPFLGKFYENIEEWSFQTEMFFLCNRYKQLEDTQEKLDLGIPVVADYHVFKNLIFARRTLPAHQLDKYVRIYDILTEEVPEPTVIVYIHASLPTLLKRINQRGRSIEQQIDPDYLSQLITDYEEAIAQMAAMYPHVPIIKIDGDQYDYVENTKDLEHIFNLIREITS